One Lottiidibacillus patelloidae genomic region harbors:
- a CDS encoding ABC transporter ATP-binding protein, translating to MEKILEVKDLQVSFDTYAGEVQAVRGVSFDLRKGETLAIVGESGSGKSVTSKSLMRLIPSPPGRIKNGQVLFEGKDLTKLSEREMQDIRGSEIAMIFQDPMTSLNPTMTIGKQITEGLRKHQGLNASAAKVRAIELLDIVGIPNPEIRISQYPHQFSGGMRQRVVIAIALSCNPKILIADEPTTALDVTIQAQILELLKDLQEKLGMAVIFITHDLGVVANIADRVAVMYAGKIVETGQVEEVFYNPQHPYTWGLLGSMPSVDATDEELIAIPGTPPDLLKPPIGDAFALRSDYAMKIDFEMEPPMFKVTDTHSAATWLLHEDAPKVEPPAIVKKRMRPVNSQAAGKKEGAKND from the coding sequence ATGGAAAAAATCTTAGAAGTGAAAGACTTGCAAGTTTCTTTCGATACGTATGCTGGGGAAGTTCAAGCTGTACGTGGAGTAAGCTTTGATTTACGAAAAGGAGAAACTCTTGCAATCGTAGGTGAATCTGGATCAGGAAAATCAGTAACATCTAAAAGCTTAATGCGTTTAATTCCAAGCCCTCCGGGAAGAATTAAAAATGGTCAAGTTCTTTTCGAAGGAAAAGACTTAACAAAGTTATCTGAACGTGAAATGCAAGATATTCGTGGTTCTGAAATCGCAATGATTTTCCAAGATCCAATGACATCTTTAAACCCAACAATGACGATTGGGAAGCAAATTACAGAAGGATTGCGTAAGCACCAAGGACTTAATGCTTCAGCAGCGAAAGTTCGTGCAATTGAGCTATTAGATATAGTAGGTATTCCTAATCCTGAGATTCGTATTAGTCAATATCCACACCAATTCTCTGGTGGGATGAGACAACGTGTTGTTATTGCAATTGCTTTATCTTGTAATCCGAAAATTTTAATTGCGGATGAGCCTACAACGGCTTTAGACGTAACAATTCAAGCACAAATTCTTGAATTATTAAAAGATTTACAAGAAAAATTAGGTATGGCAGTTATCTTTATTACACATGACTTAGGTGTAGTGGCTAACATTGCAGACCGTGTGGCTGTAATGTACGCTGGGAAAATTGTTGAAACTGGTCAAGTAGAAGAAGTATTCTACAACCCTCAACACCCATATACATGGGGTCTACTAGGGTCTATGCCAAGTGTAGATGCTACTGATGAAGAATTAATTGCAATTCCAGGTACACCACCTGATCTATTAAAGCCACCTATTGGTGATGCTTTTGCTCTACGTAGTGATTATGCAATGAAAATTGACTTTGAAATGGAACCACCAATGTTCAAAGTGACTGATACTCACTCAGCAGCTACATGGCTATTACATGAGGATGCTCCTAAAGTAGAACCTCCTGCAATAGTTAAGAAAAGAATGCGCCCTGTCAACTCGCAAGCGGCAGGCAAGAAAGAGGGTGCAAAGAATGACTGA
- a CDS encoding ABC transporter ATP-binding protein, translating to MTDTREKLVEIKNLKQHFKVGRNVVKAVDGLTFDIYRGETIGLVGESGCGKSTTGRTVIRLYDATDGQVLFEGEDVHGKKSVKELKKFNRKMQMIFQDPYASLNPRMTVADIIAEGIDIHELAKNDQERMEKVYELLETVGLNREHANRFPHEFSGGQRQRIGIARALAVDPDFIIADEPISALDVSIQAQVVNLMKKLQREKGLTYLFIAHDLSMVKYISDRIGVMYAGKLVELADSEELYRNPMHPYTKALLSAIPLPDPDTERTRKRLVFDQSQLDDSEEPEFREVTPDHWVSCTTKEFEKLKELNTVK from the coding sequence ATGACTGATACTCGTGAAAAATTAGTTGAAATAAAAAACTTAAAACAACACTTTAAAGTAGGACGTAACGTCGTTAAAGCTGTTGATGGTTTAACATTTGATATTTACCGTGGAGAAACAATCGGACTTGTAGGTGAGTCTGGTTGTGGTAAATCAACAACTGGTCGTACAGTTATTCGTCTTTACGATGCAACAGACGGTCAAGTTCTGTTCGAAGGTGAAGATGTTCACGGTAAAAAATCTGTAAAAGAACTGAAAAAGTTCAACCGTAAAATGCAAATGATCTTCCAAGACCCATACGCATCATTAAACCCGCGTATGACAGTTGCCGATATCATTGCTGAAGGTATTGATATTCACGAACTAGCGAAAAACGATCAAGAACGTATGGAAAAAGTTTATGAATTACTTGAAACAGTAGGATTAAACCGTGAACATGCGAACCGTTTCCCACATGAATTCTCAGGTGGACAACGTCAACGTATCGGAATCGCTCGTGCACTTGCAGTAGACCCTGACTTCATCATTGCCGATGAGCCAATCTCTGCACTTGACGTATCAATTCAAGCGCAAGTAGTAAACTTAATGAAAAAGCTGCAACGTGAAAAAGGGTTAACATACCTATTCATCGCGCATGACTTATCAATGGTAAAATACATCTCTGATCGTATCGGAGTAATGTATGCTGGTAAACTTGTTGAGTTAGCAGATAGTGAAGAGCTGTATCGTAACCCGATGCACCCTTACACAAAAGCATTATTATCAGCAATTCCTCTTCCAGATCCAGATACAGAGCGTACGCGTAAGCGTCTAGTATTTGATCAAAGTCAATTAGATGACAGTGAAGAGCCAGAATTCCGTGAAGTAACTCCAGATCACTGGGTTTCTTGTACAACGAAGGAATTCGAAAAGCTTAAAGAATTAAATACTGTAAAATAA
- a CDS encoding UbiD family decarboxylase, with amino-acid sequence MHTNLRSFLTELKKEKDLIEINAEVDPYLEIAEIHRRVIDEGGPALLFTNVKGSNTPVVTNMFGTAKRMEIAFGSQPKKLMKELVESIDDLMPPKLSTLYDKRNMFRDLIKVGMKTVAPKNAPIMESYTNNVDLTQLPALTGYHLDSNPFVTLPLVYTEHPEKKEHNLGMYRIEVKEKAKTGMHWQIHKGGGFHHFEAEQRNQALPTTLFIGGPPALMIAAISPLPEAVPELLFASFLMGKKLNVVNVKDYPHPLIAEAEYAIGGIVPPHIREPEGPFGDHYGYYSWEHDFPVFDVKHMWKRKDAIYPATVVGKPKQEDAYIADFLQEMFSPLYPVVMNGVKNLWSYWESGQHALASAVVRESYYKEAFAHALRIMGEGQLTLTKFLIVTDQHVHLENFKELFEAVLERFQPARDIHIMTDTSMDTLDYTGRKFNIGSKAIMTGVGEKVRDLTFEYRGGEIPQAKNIKPYCGGCLCIQGPSFSEAENYGQILVDHAQEQLKDWQVVFIVDDAEVASSQTSFLWSTFTRFDPAFDLYAQATIVRNTIQYNGPIIIDARMKPFYPDVVEPRKDIAEKVSKRWKEYF; translated from the coding sequence ATGCATACAAATTTACGATCGTTTCTAACTGAATTAAAAAAAGAAAAAGACTTGATAGAAATTAATGCTGAGGTTGATCCTTATTTAGAAATTGCTGAGATTCACCGTCGTGTCATTGATGAAGGTGGTCCTGCACTTCTCTTTACCAATGTGAAAGGCAGTAATACTCCAGTTGTTACAAATATGTTTGGAACTGCTAAACGTATGGAAATTGCATTTGGTTCGCAACCTAAAAAATTAATGAAAGAACTTGTTGAATCAATTGATGATCTCATGCCACCTAAATTAAGTACGCTTTATGACAAGCGGAACATGTTTCGAGATCTAATTAAAGTTGGCATGAAAACAGTAGCTCCAAAAAATGCGCCTATAATGGAGTCATATACAAACAATGTTGATTTAACACAATTACCAGCATTAACTGGGTACCATTTAGATAGTAACCCATTTGTCACGCTTCCTCTTGTTTACACCGAACATCCTGAAAAAAAAGAACATAACTTAGGAATGTATCGAATTGAAGTAAAAGAGAAAGCGAAAACTGGCATGCATTGGCAAATACATAAAGGTGGGGGCTTTCACCACTTTGAAGCTGAACAAAGAAATCAAGCGTTACCAACAACTTTATTTATCGGAGGTCCACCAGCATTAATGATTGCTGCTATTTCACCATTACCTGAAGCAGTTCCAGAACTATTATTTGCTTCCTTCTTAATGGGTAAAAAACTTAATGTTGTTAACGTGAAAGATTATCCACACCCACTTATTGCAGAAGCTGAGTACGCAATAGGAGGAATTGTACCTCCCCATATTCGAGAGCCAGAAGGACCATTTGGTGACCATTATGGTTATTATTCATGGGAGCATGATTTCCCTGTATTCGATGTAAAACATATGTGGAAACGAAAAGATGCAATATATCCAGCAACTGTCGTAGGAAAACCGAAACAAGAGGATGCTTATATTGCAGATTTCTTACAAGAAATGTTTAGCCCTTTATACCCTGTCGTTATGAATGGCGTCAAAAATTTATGGTCTTACTGGGAAAGTGGACAGCATGCTTTAGCAAGTGCAGTTGTCCGTGAATCATACTATAAGGAAGCTTTCGCACATGCCTTAAGAATTATGGGCGAAGGGCAATTAACATTAACAAAGTTTTTAATTGTGACTGATCAGCATGTCCATCTTGAAAATTTCAAAGAACTATTTGAAGCAGTTTTAGAACGCTTCCAACCTGCACGTGATATCCACATTATGACAGATACATCAATGGATACGTTAGATTACACTGGTAGAAAGTTTAATATTGGTAGTAAAGCTATTATGACTGGTGTAGGTGAAAAAGTTCGCGATTTAACGTTTGAGTACAGAGGAGGGGAAATTCCACAAGCAAAAAATATAAAACCTTATTGTGGCGGATGTCTCTGCATCCAAGGTCCGTCATTTAGTGAAGCTGAAAACTATGGTCAAATTTTAGTCGATCATGCCCAAGAGCAACTTAAAGATTGGCAAGTTGTATTTATCGTTGATGATGCTGAGGTTGCTTCTTCTCAAACAAGTTTCTTATGGTCTACATTTACTCGATTTGATCCTGCATTTGATTTATATGCACAAGCGACAATTGTCCGTAATACTATTCAATATAATGGTCCTATTATTATTGATGCGAGAATGAAACCTTTTTACCCAGACGTTGTTGAACCGAGAAAAGATATTGCAGAAAAAGTATCTAAGCGTTGGAAGGAGTATTTCTAA
- a CDS encoding putative glycoside hydrolase: MGKKLLQISMMLTLIFSWTSFSVKAEEEEKKTVTVNLHDEKQIALQVKAQVNEKPRFKYDSGIEFTYPDAVRGVYVTSHSAGGARFQDLLKLIDTTDLNAMVIDIKDDWGNLTYKPDESSPYYDISQNYIKDVREMLQVLKEKEIYPIARIVVFKDTVLAKNKPEYSYKENGEVWKNRRSEAFVNPFIKEVWDYNVGIAIEAAKLGFREIQFDYVRFPEGFEWRDEILEYSMGDYENLDMDNVQKRVQAVTDFVAYAKKKLEYYDVDVSVDIFGYSATIPEAPGIGQNFSKISEEVDVISSMIYPSHWTSYFGIAKPDLEPYKLVLEYAKVENARLAELETPPTSRPWIQDFTASYLGAGNYLVYGKEEVEAQIRALNEQGIFEFLLWDAGNTYTEGVDYTPLD, translated from the coding sequence ATGGGAAAAAAATTATTACAAATTAGTATGATGTTAACGTTAATTTTTTCATGGACAAGTTTCTCTGTAAAAGCAGAGGAAGAAGAAAAGAAAACTGTAACAGTGAACTTGCATGACGAGAAGCAAATTGCCTTACAAGTTAAGGCCCAAGTAAATGAAAAGCCAAGGTTTAAGTATGATTCTGGAATAGAATTCACTTATCCAGATGCAGTTCGTGGAGTTTATGTAACGAGTCACTCTGCTGGTGGAGCAAGGTTTCAAGATTTATTAAAGTTAATTGATACAACTGATTTGAATGCAATGGTTATCGATATTAAAGATGACTGGGGTAATTTAACTTACAAACCTGATGAAAGCTCTCCATATTACGATATTAGCCAAAATTACATTAAAGATGTCAGGGAAATGCTTCAAGTTTTAAAAGAGAAGGAAATATATCCTATTGCTCGTATTGTAGTGTTTAAAGATACTGTATTGGCTAAAAACAAACCAGAATACTCTTACAAAGAAAACGGTGAAGTTTGGAAGAACAGACGTAGTGAAGCATTTGTAAATCCATTTATTAAAGAAGTTTGGGATTACAATGTTGGAATCGCTATTGAAGCAGCTAAATTAGGCTTTAGAGAAATACAATTTGATTATGTTCGTTTCCCTGAAGGGTTTGAATGGCGCGATGAGATTTTAGAGTATAGCATGGGTGACTATGAAAACTTAGATATGGATAATGTTCAGAAACGAGTTCAAGCAGTTACGGACTTTGTAGCTTATGCAAAGAAAAAACTTGAGTATTATGATGTTGACGTATCCGTTGATATCTTTGGTTATTCTGCAACAATCCCAGAAGCACCAGGAATTGGACAAAACTTTTCGAAAATTTCTGAGGAAGTAGACGTTATTTCATCAATGATTTATCCAAGTCATTGGACTTCATATTTTGGGATAGCGAAACCTGATTTAGAACCATACAAATTAGTTTTGGAATATGCAAAAGTTGAAAATGCACGACTTGCTGAGCTTGAGACTCCTCCAACATCTAGACCATGGATACAAGACTTTACAGCTAGCTATTTAGGAGCTGGAAATTATTTAGTTTATGGAAAAGAAGAAGTCGAAGCACAAATTCGCGCTTTAAATGAACAAGGAATATTTGAATTTTTACTTTGGGATGCTGGCAACACTTATACAGAAGGTGTAGACTATACTCCTCTAGATTAA
- a CDS encoding GNAT family N-acetyltransferase, whose amino-acid sequence MHWYEKLNQYFPVEEMKSKEHMELLLSEKGDIYHKDEGEYHVLMYVELKDFIFIDYLFVSSKARGQGLGHKLINKLKEKGKPIILEVEPVNYKDTDTEKRLKFYKREGFEHAQAIGYARRSLATKEINEMEILYWSPEQESEESIFEKMKKTYEEIHTYKDKQLYGESYQDVEDVLSFDEEDKEDILEDIDSK is encoded by the coding sequence ATGCATTGGTATGAAAAACTGAATCAATATTTTCCTGTTGAGGAAATGAAATCAAAAGAACATATGGAGCTGTTACTTTCTGAAAAAGGTGATATTTATCATAAGGATGAAGGTGAATATCATGTCCTCATGTATGTTGAATTAAAAGATTTTATTTTTATTGATTATTTATTTGTTTCCTCAAAAGCAAGAGGGCAAGGATTAGGACACAAATTAATTAATAAGCTTAAAGAAAAAGGAAAACCGATAATTTTAGAGGTTGAACCTGTTAACTATAAAGATACAGATACTGAAAAGCGTCTGAAATTTTATAAACGAGAAGGATTTGAACACGCACAAGCAATTGGGTATGCTAGAAGATCTTTAGCTACAAAAGAAATCAATGAAATGGAAATTTTATACTGGTCTCCAGAACAAGAATCAGAAGAAAGTATTTTTGAAAAAATGAAAAAGACGTATGAAGAAATTCATACATACAAAGATAAGCAGCTTTATGGAGAATCTTACCAAGATGTTGAGGATGTATTATCTTTTGATGAAGAGGATAAAGAAGATATTCTTGAAGATATCGACTCCAAATAA
- a CDS encoding GDSL-type esterase/lipase family protein, giving the protein MKIFKLVTVNLLILCLFLSNEKVSFSEPQIKYIAIGDSLTAGLGASEVNYLRIGAFVPSFVKYLREEKGFSVDVENHGIPGLTSAGFLANIHNSKGLQEKIAMSNLITVTIGGNDFLQLIRSDQTTLANAKQRLVDLEKELNNIHALLRSINSTCEIYYIGLYNPYPENHTYYDIAETIVPLYNDLLSTVTKESNSHLLNPYDVFLNNAKALTHISKDDIHPNDLGYQKITAKLIQTYSSTE; this is encoded by the coding sequence ATGAAGATATTCAAACTAGTTACCGTTAACCTGCTCATTCTTTGTTTATTTCTTTCCAATGAAAAAGTCTCTTTTTCTGAACCACAAATAAAGTACATTGCAATCGGTGATTCACTAACTGCTGGATTAGGTGCTTCAGAAGTCAATTACTTGCGAATCGGTGCTTTTGTACCTTCCTTTGTAAAATATTTAAGAGAAGAAAAGGGGTTTTCTGTCGACGTAGAAAACCACGGAATACCTGGATTAACTAGTGCCGGATTTTTAGCGAATATTCATAATTCCAAAGGGCTTCAGGAAAAAATAGCTATGAGTAATCTTATCACTGTAACGATTGGTGGAAATGATTTTTTACAATTAATAAGGTCCGATCAAACTACATTAGCTAACGCTAAACAAAGGCTCGTGGATTTGGAAAAAGAATTAAACAACATCCACGCGCTCTTACGAAGTATAAATAGTACTTGCGAGATCTACTACATTGGATTGTATAATCCTTACCCTGAAAATCATACGTATTATGATATAGCTGAAACAATTGTTCCTTTGTATAATGATCTGTTATCTACAGTTACTAAAGAAAGTAATTCACACTTATTAAACCCATATGATGTCTTTTTAAACAATGCAAAAGCGTTAACTCATATTTCAAAAGATGACATTCACCCGAATGATCTTGGGTATCAAAAAATTACTGCCAAATTAATCCAGACGTATAGCTCAACAGAATAA
- a CDS encoding efflux RND transporter permease subunit: MNLAKLAVVRPIAMAMVIIFMLIIGSVSVKSIPIDLFPDLTFPVAVVAVTYENAGPEEIEQLVTAPLENILGTVPNVESISSISRTGGSLIIVSYNWGTDMDFAALKMREKLDSVRDFLPQGVAAPRVLRFDPSDFPIVQLALSTENGNVEEAKKIAEYDIKPLLDSVEGVASISVEGGVEREIQLSYNPSTLASYGITVQQLKQIIQSENITVPGGIIEDAGSTFPVRIIGTFQSLNDIKTLPIPTASGTVPLEKIVVVKETLSSGSQKSFLNGVPSVGLSILKQSEANTVQVSNRIAEKLELLNKQLPEGVEIKTIFDQSMFIKKSISAVTWNMIIGSILAGAILYLFLRDWRSTFIIGLSIPVSILTTFIFMYFYGLTINLLTLGGLALGIGMMVDNSIVILENIFRLRQQGKPLKEAAIQGTKEVGPAIIASTITTVVVFLPIVFVDGLAAQLFKPLALVISFSLIASLFTALIIVPLLSSLLIKTTTKESKFQLYFNKLLKVYSLLLRLSLKNTKKTIIITTTLLVITLSLTPFIGREFLPAQDQSFMNLVLKLPAGSSLSETLEVTEEVQLLLDNMPEIELAYATVGGSNNFSVRAGSETNRANFSILLKPINERNMSDIEIGEYLRKETAKIPNLEVEISAGDSNFSGDPISIKLVGSDLPTMKIISEEAIKVISSIEGVREVRSSFDDGAPQISVSIDRDKAAQYGIGTGQIAQIINEATNGIAVSKLARNGNELNIILTLENTETMTIDDVEDLLISSPLGITVPIHAVATIKQEKGPVQITRTDRLRQITITGQLLNRDLGSVMEEIEEGLTSKVKPLLPSGYKLSFGGQDEQMNDAFFKLSMALLLAVVLVYMVMAGQFESFKFPFIIMFSVPLTIIGIIIGQFITFTPFSVGSLIGVLILTGVVVNNAIVLVDSINEERKSGASSIEAILTASPKRLRPILMTALTTILGLIPLSLGFGEGTEIQQPMAIVIIFGLGFATFITLIFIPVVYHLFASKKEGNGGATDEDIQTSYR; this comes from the coding sequence ATGAATTTAGCAAAGTTAGCTGTCGTTCGTCCAATAGCAATGGCCATGGTCATTATTTTCATGTTAATCATCGGTAGTGTTTCTGTAAAAAGCATCCCTATTGACTTATTCCCAGATTTAACATTTCCTGTTGCCGTAGTTGCAGTTACTTATGAAAATGCCGGTCCTGAAGAGATTGAACAACTTGTTACTGCTCCTCTAGAGAACATTTTAGGGACTGTACCTAATGTTGAAAGCATATCATCCATCTCAAGAACGGGAGGCTCTTTAATCATAGTTTCCTACAATTGGGGAACGGATATGGACTTTGCTGCTTTAAAAATGCGCGAAAAACTTGATTCTGTGCGAGACTTTCTCCCACAAGGAGTTGCTGCTCCTAGAGTTCTTCGTTTTGATCCGAGTGATTTTCCAATCGTTCAACTCGCTCTTAGCACAGAAAACGGAAATGTTGAAGAAGCCAAAAAAATTGCTGAATATGATATAAAGCCGTTGCTCGATTCTGTCGAAGGTGTGGCTTCCATATCAGTGGAAGGTGGAGTGGAAAGGGAAATTCAACTAAGCTATAACCCAAGCACTCTTGCTTCGTATGGAATTACAGTTCAACAATTGAAACAAATTATTCAAAGCGAAAACATAACTGTCCCTGGCGGCATTATTGAAGATGCTGGTAGTACGTTTCCTGTAAGGATTATTGGTACGTTTCAATCGTTAAATGATATCAAAACATTACCTATTCCTACTGCATCTGGTACAGTCCCGTTAGAAAAAATTGTTGTTGTTAAAGAAACATTATCTTCTGGAAGTCAAAAAAGTTTTCTTAATGGTGTTCCTAGTGTTGGATTGTCAATCTTAAAACAATCTGAGGCCAACACTGTTCAAGTTAGTAATCGAATTGCAGAAAAACTAGAGCTTCTTAATAAACAGTTACCCGAAGGCGTAGAAATTAAAACCATTTTTGATCAAAGTATGTTCATTAAAAAGTCTATCTCTGCTGTTACTTGGAACATGATCATTGGTAGCATTCTAGCTGGTGCAATTTTATATTTATTTTTAAGAGACTGGCGGAGTACGTTTATTATTGGGCTGTCGATACCTGTTTCCATCTTAACGACATTTATTTTCATGTATTTTTATGGATTAACGATTAACCTACTAACTCTAGGTGGTTTAGCCTTAGGAATTGGTATGATGGTCGATAATTCCATAGTAATTTTAGAAAATATATTCCGATTAAGACAACAAGGTAAACCATTAAAAGAGGCAGCAATTCAAGGTACGAAAGAGGTTGGGCCTGCAATTATAGCCTCAACAATTACGACAGTAGTTGTTTTTCTACCAATCGTATTTGTCGATGGTTTAGCCGCGCAACTCTTTAAACCTTTAGCTTTAGTTATTTCTTTTTCACTGATAGCTTCTTTATTTACAGCACTAATAATTGTGCCGCTCCTTTCCTCTCTATTAATTAAGACGACGACAAAGGAGTCTAAGTTTCAACTTTATTTTAATAAACTACTTAAAGTTTACAGTTTATTACTGAGACTCTCTTTAAAAAACACGAAGAAAACAATTATTATTACTACAACTTTACTAGTAATAACATTAAGTTTAACACCATTTATTGGCAGAGAGTTTTTACCTGCACAAGATCAAAGTTTTATGAATTTAGTACTCAAACTTCCAGCAGGTTCATCTCTTTCGGAAACTTTGGAAGTAACTGAAGAAGTACAATTACTCTTAGACAACATGCCTGAAATTGAATTGGCTTATGCTACTGTAGGAGGATCTAATAACTTCTCCGTACGAGCTGGTTCAGAAACGAATCGCGCAAACTTCAGCATCTTGTTAAAACCTATTAATGAACGAAACATGTCAGATATAGAAATTGGTGAATACTTACGCAAGGAAACTGCAAAAATTCCAAATTTAGAAGTGGAAATATCAGCTGGTGATTCTAACTTCTCTGGTGATCCAATTTCAATAAAACTTGTTGGTAGTGACTTACCAACAATGAAAATAATATCTGAAGAAGCTATAAAAGTAATTTCTTCAATTGAAGGAGTTAGAGAAGTACGCTCTTCATTTGATGATGGAGCACCACAAATATCTGTTTCAATTGATCGTGACAAAGCTGCTCAATATGGAATTGGAACAGGACAAATTGCACAAATCATTAATGAAGCTACAAATGGAATTGCGGTTAGTAAGCTTGCTAGAAATGGTAATGAGTTAAATATTATTCTTACGCTTGAAAACACTGAAACAATGACTATCGATGATGTTGAAGATTTATTAATCTCCTCACCATTAGGCATAACTGTACCGATCCATGCAGTAGCTACAATTAAGCAAGAAAAGGGCCCTGTTCAAATAACACGAACGGATCGTTTAAGACAAATTACAATTACTGGACAGCTTTTAAATCGAGACTTAGGTTCGGTGATGGAAGAGATTGAGGAAGGCTTAACTAGCAAAGTGAAACCACTTCTCCCAAGCGGATATAAATTATCTTTTGGCGGACAAGACGAGCAAATGAACGACGCTTTCTTTAAATTATCAATGGCATTGCTACTTGCAGTTGTTCTAGTTTATATGGTGATGGCTGGTCAGTTTGAATCATTTAAGTTTCCATTTATTATTATGTTTTCTGTGCCTTTAACTATAATCGGTATCATTATTGGTCAATTTATTACGTTTACACCATTTAGTGTTGGCTCTTTAATTGGTGTGTTAATTTTAACTGGTGTTGTAGTGAACAATGCCATCGTTTTGGTTGATTCTATTAATGAAGAAAGAAAAAGTGGTGCTTCCAGCATTGAAGCAATTCTTACTGCAAGTCCAAAACGATTGCGACCAATTTTAATGACAGCTTTAACTACAATACTAGGTTTAATTCCTCTTTCATTAGGGTTTGGAGAAGGAACAGAAATACAACAACCAATGGCTATCGTCATTATTTTTGGATTAGGATTTGCTACATTCATTACTCTAATTTTCATTCCGGTTGTTTATCATCTATTTGCTTCAAAAAAAGAAGGAAATGGGGGCGCTACCGATGAAGATATTCAAACTAGTTACCGTTAA